The following are encoded together in the Chaetodon trifascialis isolate fChaTrf1 chromosome 3, fChaTrf1.hap1, whole genome shotgun sequence genome:
- the npffl gene encoding pro-FMRFamide-related neuropeptide FF like, translating into MDTAAVVTLLALIMAMAGVSRALHIQGRLDKNDILPGSEENMADHLLGLESENIDNSIDDRLLTAVLRALLLGSQRETRNSVLHQPQRFGRGSRGQVVSEDQIQSRDWEAAPGQIWSMAVPQRFGKK; encoded by the exons ATGGACACAGCTGCGGTGGTGACTCTTCTGGCTCTGATTATGGCGATGGCTGGCGTCAGTCGGGCTCTTCACATCCAAGGCAGACTGGACAAAAATGACATCCTGCCAGGCTCAGAGGAGAACATGGCAGACCACTTGCTGGGGCTG GAGAGTGAAAACATAGATAACAGCATTGATGACCGCCTGCTGACCGCAGTGCTGAGAGCACTGCTGCTCGGGTCTCAGAGAGAAACCAGGAactctgtcctccatcagccACAGAG GTTTGGCCGCGGCTCCAGAGGGCAGGTGGTGTCGGAGGATCAGATTCAGTCCCGTGACTGGGAGGCTGCCCCCGGTCAGATCTGGAGTATGGCTGTACCCCAGAGATTCGGCAAGAAATAA